From a single Larimichthys crocea isolate SSNF chromosome XIII, L_crocea_2.0, whole genome shotgun sequence genomic region:
- the cspg5a gene encoding chondroitin sulfate proteoglycan 5 isoform X7, which translates to MQGKEASLRTGCWRLTLLSCVLALHLIPLSVHGNIVGTNATEPDSAANVTALLNEEEGPVKVSEMSVSTISTTVTPRAGRIPRAGEEEEQSSGMFVEAVVPAVEEVGVAAPPQLSPDSAETEHLLPSNPRGPEVMEGEEEEEEEEERLPHTEPPWIHTKDTAMFDLDHLFTTTAPPSVATNPSNPDVLHVDFFDPSSRGRSLDLAPPSPSSLAHELQGGDPTSWAMPDNYDYLTPYEDGVSPTTDEYTYSTTTGAYESDEDLRLSAGSPARPKPRVPVSGSFVPGAALPGAGAPVPNVPVAAPPAASPVDGSDGMGGCRVGYQMVNGSCRSPCDMLPNYCFNGGQCYLLEGMGVFCRCNVQDYIWHKGARCESVVTEFQVMCLAVGASALVVLLLFMIIVCFAKKLHVLKTENKKLRKRSSKYRPTSEQHNDNFSLSTIAEGSHPNKTMSRYTWECKTKEESDCEFHADGRTEGPYPITMEVTYPHVLPEVTI; encoded by the exons ATGCAGGGGAAGGAGGCGAGCCTGCGCACGGGATGCTGGAGACTAACGCTGCTGTCGTGCGTCCTGGCTCTGCACTTGATCCCGCTGTCTGTCCACG GAAACATAGTCGGGACCAATGCCACTGAGCCGGACAGCGCCGCCAACGTTACCGCCCTGCTTAACGAGGAGGAAGGTCCAGTCAAGGTCAGCGAGATGAGCGTCTCAACCATCTCAACCACCGTGACCCCGAGGGCGGGCCGGATCCCCCGCGCTggcgaggaagaggagcagagcagcGGCATGTTCGTCGAAGCGGTGGTTCCTGCGGTGGAGGAAGTCGGCGTGGCAGCCCCGCCCCAGCTCAGCCCTGATTCGGCGGAGACGGAGCACCTGCTGCCTAGCAACCCACGTGGACCGGAAGTCAtggaaggtgaggaggaggaggaggaggaggaggagcgtcTGCCACACACCGAGCCACCTTGGATTCACACCAAGGACACAGCCATGTTTGACCTCGATCACCTTTTCACCACCACCGCCCCACCCTCAGTCGCCACCAACCCTTCTAACCCCGACGTTCTCCATGTGGACTTCTTCGATCCTTCCTCTCGTGGGCGCAGCCTCGACCTGGCCCCACCCTCTCCTTCATCGCTGGCCCATGAGCTGCAAGGCGGTGACCCGACCTCCTGGGCGATGCCAGACAACTACGACTACCTCACACCTTACGAGGACGGCGTGTCCCCAACTACTGATGAGTACACCTACAGCACCACGACCGGCGCCTATGAGAGCGATGAAGACCTCCGGCTCTCCGCTGGCTCTCCGGCTCGCCCCAAGCCCCGGGTCCCGGTGTCCGGCTCCTTCGTCCCTGGGGCAGCGCTTCCTGGTGCGGGAGCTCCGGTGCCAAACGTCCCTGTGGCGGCTCCTCCAGCGGCCTCTCCAGTGGACGGGTCAGACGGGATGGGTGGATGTCGCGTGGGCTACCAGATGGTGAACGGAAGTTGCCGCTCGCCCTGTGACATGCTGCCCAACTACTGCTTCAACGGGGGACAGTGCTACCTGCTGGAGGGCATGGGAGTCTTCTGCAG ATGTAACGTCCAGGATTACATCTGGCACAAGGGCGCTCGCTGCGAGTCGGTGGTGACCGAGTTCCAGGTGATGTGCCTGGCCGTGGGCGCCTCGGCTCTGGTGGTCCTGCTGCTCTTCATGATCATTGTGTGCTTCGCCAAGAAGCTCCACGTGCTCAAGACGGAGAACAAGAAGCTGCGCAAACGCAG CAGTAAGTACCGGCCTACATCGGAGCAGCACAATGATAATTTCTCGCTGTCCACCATCGCTGAGGGCTCCCACCCAAAT AAAACCATGAGCAGATACACCTGGGAGTGTAAGACCAAAGAAGAGTCCGACTGTGAG TTTCACGCTGACGGGAGGACAGAAGGCCCCTATCCCATAACCATGGAAGTGACGTATCCACACGTCCTGCCTGAAGTTACTATCTAA